A single region of the Ascaphus truei isolate aAscTru1 chromosome 6, aAscTru1.hap1, whole genome shotgun sequence genome encodes:
- the MFRP gene encoding membrane frizzled-related protein isoform X4: MTITRHIRHWTSLRPSHPEAGGGGDSRLVRQEEAMSEVSGVSLCGGSAEEEVKFCNPVFEPGPDPLHAESPIDRDFSPRSCRVSTEGKSENLSPAAPSLGNHSAPPAPSAGENITGVTETSPPVCGSTLREPEGSFSSPNYPSSYPLNARCAWVLEAGEGRLVQLKISVLNVEGAGSCLFDWLELSDGNTTSRFCGSVAPPTFISSSSRLQVGFVSDGSAVAAGFLALYWMIEPSQSRCSWDEFLCDRRRCLLLPELCDGVPDCADHRDEENCSQRHRDCGGSLSGLQGSLFSPNHPSPYPEQTVCRWLLSVPDGLIIQIKFHNFSLETEGGCKFDYVEIHDSAGLGTPSLLGRFCGSQLPPPLTSSGGQMSVLFVADEGVSDLGFYATYQALNATESECGPWELRCGGGECLSLQWKCDGWTDCPDGSDEMNCPERHDPNPVTLCQPLQVPLCQDLSYSLTVFPNLWASLPEQPAARELLTGYKILQDLPCFPALRPLLCALLVPSCSAEGGALQPCRSVCVNAEQRCRAQLHQLGVSWPFDCDVLPLRSQQPDCVIP, encoded by the exons GTGAAGTTTTGTAATCCGGTTTTTGAGCCCGGGCCTGATCCATTACACGCAGAATCTCCTATAGACAGAGACTTCAGCCCTCGATCCTGCCGGGTCAGCACCG AAGGTAAATCCGAGAATCTGAGCCCTGCTGCGCCCTCCCTGGGGAACCACAGCGCCCCCCCTGCACCATCAGCGGGTGAGAACATTACGGGGGTTACAGAGACCTCCCCTCCTG TTTGTGGGAGTACCCTGAGGGAGCCCGAAGGATCCTTCAGCTCTCCAAACTACCCCTCCTCATACCCCCTTAACGCTCGCTGCGCCTGGGTGCTGGAAGCAGGGGAGGGACGCCTGGTCCAGCTGAAGATCTCGGTGTTAAACGTGGAGGGTGCTGGGAGCTGCCTCTTCGATTGGCTGGAGCTGAGCGATGGGAATACCACTAGCAG GTTCTGTGGCTCCGTGGCTCCCCCAACCTTCATCTCCAGCTCCAGCCGGCTCCAGGTTGGGTTCGTGTCTGACGGCAGCGCGGTGGCTGCTGGCTTCCTGGCCTTGTATTGGATGATTGAGCCCAGCCAGA GCCGCTGTTCGTGGGATGAGTTCCTGTGTGACAGGCGGCGCTGCCTCCTGCTGCCGGAGCTGTGTGACGGGGTACCAGACTGCGCGGACCACCGAGACGAGGAGAACTGCAGCCAGAGGCACCGAG ACTGTGGGGGGTCCCTTAGCGGCCTGCAggggtctctcttctcccccaatcACCCCAGCCCATACCCCGAGCAGACGGTTTGCCGCTGGCTTCTCTCTGTCCCCGACGGACTCATCATTCAGATTAAATTCCACAACTTCAGCCTGGAGACCGAGGGGGGCTGCAAATTCGACTACGTGGAGATCCACGACAGTGCCGGCCTGGGGACCCCCAGCCTATTGGGGAG gTTTTGCGGGTCTCAGCTCCCgccacccctcacctcctccgGGGGGCAGAtgtccgtcctgtttgtggcagATGAGGGGGTATCAGACTTGGGATTCTATGCCACCTACCAAGCGCTTAATGCCacggaga GTGAGTGTGGCCCCTGGGAGTTGAGGTGCGGAGGGGGTGAGTGTCTGTCCCTGCAGTGGAAGTGTGATGGGTGGACAGACTGTCCTGATGGGAGCGATGAGATGAACTGTCCCGAGAGACACGACCCCAACCCGG TGACCCTGTGCCAGCCCCTGCAGGTCCCCCTGTGCCAGGATCTCTCCTATTCCCTCACCGTGTTTCCCAACCTGTGGGCGTCTCTCCCCGAGCAGCCAGCGGCCAGAGAGCTGCTCACAGGATACAAG ATCCTGCAGGACCTTCCTTGCTTCCCGGCTCTGCGTCCCCTGCTCTGCGCTCTGCTGGTTCCCAGCTGCTCTGCGGAGGGAGGAGCTCTGCAGCCGTGCCGGTCCGTCTGCGTGAACGCAGAGCAGCGCTGCCGCGCCCAGCTTCACCAGCTCGGCGTCTCCTGGCCCTTTGACTGTGATGTACTCCCCCTGCGCAGCCAGCAGCCGGACTGTGTCATCCCCTGA
- the MFRP gene encoding membrane frizzled-related protein isoform X3 — translation MTITRHIRHWTSLRPSHPEAGGGGDSRLVRQEEAMSEVSGVSLCGGSAEEEVRGVKFCNPVFEPGPDPLHAESPIDRDFSPRSCRVSTEGKSENLSPAAPSLGNHSAPPAPSAGENITGVTETSPPVCGSTLREPEGSFSSPNYPSSYPLNARCAWVLEAGEGRLVQLKISVLNVEGAGSCLFDWLELSDGNTTSRFCGSVAPPTFISSSSRLQVGFVSDGSAVAAGFLALYWMIEPSQSRCSWDEFLCDRRRCLLLPELCDGVPDCADHRDEENCSQRHRDCGGSLSGLQGSLFSPNHPSPYPEQTVCRWLLSVPDGLIIQIKFHNFSLETEGGCKFDYVEIHDSAGLGTPSLLGRFCGSQLPPPLTSSGGQMSVLFVADEGVSDLGFYATYQALNATESECGPWELRCGGGECLSLQWKCDGWTDCPDGSDEMNCPERHDPNPVTLCQPLQVPLCQDLSYSLTVFPNLWASLPEQPAARELLTGYKILQDLPCFPALRPLLCALLVPSCSAEGGALQPCRSVCVNAEQRCRAQLHQLGVSWPFDCDVLPLRSQQPDCVIP, via the exons GTGAAGTTTTGTAATCCGGTTTTTGAGCCCGGGCCTGATCCATTACACGCAGAATCTCCTATAGACAGAGACTTCAGCCCTCGATCCTGCCGGGTCAGCACCG AAGGTAAATCCGAGAATCTGAGCCCTGCTGCGCCCTCCCTGGGGAACCACAGCGCCCCCCCTGCACCATCAGCGGGTGAGAACATTACGGGGGTTACAGAGACCTCCCCTCCTG TTTGTGGGAGTACCCTGAGGGAGCCCGAAGGATCCTTCAGCTCTCCAAACTACCCCTCCTCATACCCCCTTAACGCTCGCTGCGCCTGGGTGCTGGAAGCAGGGGAGGGACGCCTGGTCCAGCTGAAGATCTCGGTGTTAAACGTGGAGGGTGCTGGGAGCTGCCTCTTCGATTGGCTGGAGCTGAGCGATGGGAATACCACTAGCAG GTTCTGTGGCTCCGTGGCTCCCCCAACCTTCATCTCCAGCTCCAGCCGGCTCCAGGTTGGGTTCGTGTCTGACGGCAGCGCGGTGGCTGCTGGCTTCCTGGCCTTGTATTGGATGATTGAGCCCAGCCAGA GCCGCTGTTCGTGGGATGAGTTCCTGTGTGACAGGCGGCGCTGCCTCCTGCTGCCGGAGCTGTGTGACGGGGTACCAGACTGCGCGGACCACCGAGACGAGGAGAACTGCAGCCAGAGGCACCGAG ACTGTGGGGGGTCCCTTAGCGGCCTGCAggggtctctcttctcccccaatcACCCCAGCCCATACCCCGAGCAGACGGTTTGCCGCTGGCTTCTCTCTGTCCCCGACGGACTCATCATTCAGATTAAATTCCACAACTTCAGCCTGGAGACCGAGGGGGGCTGCAAATTCGACTACGTGGAGATCCACGACAGTGCCGGCCTGGGGACCCCCAGCCTATTGGGGAG gTTTTGCGGGTCTCAGCTCCCgccacccctcacctcctccgGGGGGCAGAtgtccgtcctgtttgtggcagATGAGGGGGTATCAGACTTGGGATTCTATGCCACCTACCAAGCGCTTAATGCCacggaga GTGAGTGTGGCCCCTGGGAGTTGAGGTGCGGAGGGGGTGAGTGTCTGTCCCTGCAGTGGAAGTGTGATGGGTGGACAGACTGTCCTGATGGGAGCGATGAGATGAACTGTCCCGAGAGACACGACCCCAACCCGG TGACCCTGTGCCAGCCCCTGCAGGTCCCCCTGTGCCAGGATCTCTCCTATTCCCTCACCGTGTTTCCCAACCTGTGGGCGTCTCTCCCCGAGCAGCCAGCGGCCAGAGAGCTGCTCACAGGATACAAG ATCCTGCAGGACCTTCCTTGCTTCCCGGCTCTGCGTCCCCTGCTCTGCGCTCTGCTGGTTCCCAGCTGCTCTGCGGAGGGAGGAGCTCTGCAGCCGTGCCGGTCCGTCTGCGTGAACGCAGAGCAGCGCTGCCGCGCCCAGCTTCACCAGCTCGGCGTCTCCTGGCCCTTTGACTGTGATGTACTCCCCCTGCGCAGCCAGCAGCCGGACTGTGTCATCCCCTGA
- the MFRP gene encoding membrane frizzled-related protein isoform X5, with protein MTITRHIRHWTSLRPSHPEAGGGGDSRLVRQEEAMSEVSGVSLCGGSAEEEVRGVKFCNPVFEPGPDPLHAESPIDRDFSPRSCRVSTVSLQSGRCKLGRARPALIIITLLLLLLLLIFSLTLGILISKGKSENLSPAAPSLGNHSAPPAPSAGENITGVTETSPPVCGSTLREPEGSFSSPNYPSSYPLNARCAWVLEAGEGRLVQLKISVLNVEGAGSCLFDWLELSDGNTTSRFCGSVAPPTFISSSSRLQVGFVSDGSAVAAGFLALYWMIEPSQSRCSWDEFLCDRRRCLLLPELCDGVPDCADHRDEENCSQRHRDCGGSLSGLQGSLFSPNHPSPYPEQTVCRWLLSVPDGLIIQIKFHNFSLETEGGCKFDYVEIHDSAGLGTPSLLGRFCGSQLPPPLTSSGGQMSVLFVADEGVSDLGFYATYQALNATESECGPWELRCGGGECLSLQWKCDGWTDCPDGSDEMNCPERHDPNPVTLCQPLQVPLCQDLSYSLTVFPNLWASLPEQPAARELLTGYKPFP; from the exons GTGAAGTTTTGTAATCCGGTTTTTGAGCCCGGGCCTGATCCATTACACGCAGAATCTCCTATAGACAGAGACTTCAGCCCTCGATCCTGCCGGGTCAGCACCG TTTCTTTGCAGAGCGGCAGATGTAAGCTGGGGAGAGCCCGACCTGCCCTGATTAtcatcaccctcctcctcctcctcctccttctgatCTTCAGCCTCACACTGGGAATCCTGATCTCCA AAGGTAAATCCGAGAATCTGAGCCCTGCTGCGCCCTCCCTGGGGAACCACAGCGCCCCCCCTGCACCATCAGCGGGTGAGAACATTACGGGGGTTACAGAGACCTCCCCTCCTG TTTGTGGGAGTACCCTGAGGGAGCCCGAAGGATCCTTCAGCTCTCCAAACTACCCCTCCTCATACCCCCTTAACGCTCGCTGCGCCTGGGTGCTGGAAGCAGGGGAGGGACGCCTGGTCCAGCTGAAGATCTCGGTGTTAAACGTGGAGGGTGCTGGGAGCTGCCTCTTCGATTGGCTGGAGCTGAGCGATGGGAATACCACTAGCAG GTTCTGTGGCTCCGTGGCTCCCCCAACCTTCATCTCCAGCTCCAGCCGGCTCCAGGTTGGGTTCGTGTCTGACGGCAGCGCGGTGGCTGCTGGCTTCCTGGCCTTGTATTGGATGATTGAGCCCAGCCAGA GCCGCTGTTCGTGGGATGAGTTCCTGTGTGACAGGCGGCGCTGCCTCCTGCTGCCGGAGCTGTGTGACGGGGTACCAGACTGCGCGGACCACCGAGACGAGGAGAACTGCAGCCAGAGGCACCGAG ACTGTGGGGGGTCCCTTAGCGGCCTGCAggggtctctcttctcccccaatcACCCCAGCCCATACCCCGAGCAGACGGTTTGCCGCTGGCTTCTCTCTGTCCCCGACGGACTCATCATTCAGATTAAATTCCACAACTTCAGCCTGGAGACCGAGGGGGGCTGCAAATTCGACTACGTGGAGATCCACGACAGTGCCGGCCTGGGGACCCCCAGCCTATTGGGGAG gTTTTGCGGGTCTCAGCTCCCgccacccctcacctcctccgGGGGGCAGAtgtccgtcctgtttgtggcagATGAGGGGGTATCAGACTTGGGATTCTATGCCACCTACCAAGCGCTTAATGCCacggaga GTGAGTGTGGCCCCTGGGAGTTGAGGTGCGGAGGGGGTGAGTGTCTGTCCCTGCAGTGGAAGTGTGATGGGTGGACAGACTGTCCTGATGGGAGCGATGAGATGAACTGTCCCGAGAGACACGACCCCAACCCGG TGACCCTGTGCCAGCCCCTGCAGGTCCCCCTGTGCCAGGATCTCTCCTATTCCCTCACCGTGTTTCCCAACCTGTGGGCGTCTCTCCCCGAGCAGCCAGCGGCCAGAGAGCTGCTCACAGGATACAAG CCCTTCCCCTGA
- the C1QTNF5 gene encoding complement C1q tumor necrosis factor-related protein 5, translating into MHFLHLLSLLALILPSSQIDDNQIPASCCGAPGIPGTHGSTGAPGRDGRDGRDGALGTSGAKGDSGEPGMSGSRGFTGAAGPAGSRGEQGAQGECAVPPRSAFSAKLSGSRSPPLPGQPVPFGKVLANEQGHYHPDSGRFRCVVPGLYYFSLHGTVYRGALHLQLVMNGRPQASFFQAGDGSKPGGLCGGAALHLEPGDEVWVQLGDYPGLYASEGTDSVFTGFLIYSDWVPHPVFSPLTPPDP; encoded by the exons ATGCACTTCCTacatctcctctccctcctcgccCTGATATTGCCCTCCTCTCAGATTGACGATAACCAGATCCCCGCTTCCTGCTGCGGGGCCCCTGGGATCCCGGGGACACATGGCAGCACAGGGGCCCCGGGCAGggatgggagagatgggagggacgGGGCCCTGGGAACAAGTGGAGCCAAGGGAGACTCCGGAGAGCCAG gaatGTCGGGTTCCCGCGGTTTCACTGGCGCGGCCGGCCCCGCCGGCTCCCGCGGCGAGCAGGGGGCGCAGGGTGAGTGTGCGGTGCCCCCTCGCTCCGCCTTCAGTGCCAAGCTGTCCGGATcccgcagcccccccctcccgggGCAACCCGTCCCCTTCGGGAAGGTCCTGGCCAACGAGCAGGGGCATTACCACCCCGACAGCGGCCGCTTCCGGTGCGTGGTGCCCGGCCTGTACTACTTCTCCCTGCACGGCACGGTGTACCGCGGCGCGCTGCACCTGCAGCTGGTGATGAACGGGCGCCCTCAGGCCTCCTTCTTCCAGGCGGGCGATGGGTCCAAGCCGGGGGGGCTGTGCGGGGGGGCCGCCCTGCACCTGGAGCCCGGGGACGAGGTGTGGGTGCAGCTGGGGGATTACCCGGGGCTGTACGCCAGCGAGGGCACAGACAGCGTCTTCACGGGCTTCCTCATCTACTCCGACTGGGTCCCGCACCCCGTATTCAGCCCTCTGACTCCCCCAGACCCCTAA
- the MFRP gene encoding membrane frizzled-related protein isoform X2, with protein MTITRHIRHWTSLRPSHPEAGGGGDSRLVRQEEAMSEVSGVSLCGGSAEEEVKFCNPVFEPGPDPLHAESPIDRDFSPRSCRVSTVSLQSGRCKLGRARPALIIITLLLLLLLLIFSLTLGILISKGKSENLSPAAPSLGNHSAPPAPSAGENITGVTETSPPVCGSTLREPEGSFSSPNYPSSYPLNARCAWVLEAGEGRLVQLKISVLNVEGAGSCLFDWLELSDGNTTSRFCGSVAPPTFISSSSRLQVGFVSDGSAVAAGFLALYWMIEPSQSRCSWDEFLCDRRRCLLLPELCDGVPDCADHRDEENCSQRHRDCGGSLSGLQGSLFSPNHPSPYPEQTVCRWLLSVPDGLIIQIKFHNFSLETEGGCKFDYVEIHDSAGLGTPSLLGRFCGSQLPPPLTSSGGQMSVLFVADEGVSDLGFYATYQALNATESECGPWELRCGGGECLSLQWKCDGWTDCPDGSDEMNCPERHDPNPVTLCQPLQVPLCQDLSYSLTVFPNLWASLPEQPAARELLTGYKILQDLPCFPALRPLLCALLVPSCSAEGGALQPCRSVCVNAEQRCRAQLHQLGVSWPFDCDVLPLRSQQPDCVIP; from the exons GTGAAGTTTTGTAATCCGGTTTTTGAGCCCGGGCCTGATCCATTACACGCAGAATCTCCTATAGACAGAGACTTCAGCCCTCGATCCTGCCGGGTCAGCACCG TTTCTTTGCAGAGCGGCAGATGTAAGCTGGGGAGAGCCCGACCTGCCCTGATTAtcatcaccctcctcctcctcctcctccttctgatCTTCAGCCTCACACTGGGAATCCTGATCTCCA AAGGTAAATCCGAGAATCTGAGCCCTGCTGCGCCCTCCCTGGGGAACCACAGCGCCCCCCCTGCACCATCAGCGGGTGAGAACATTACGGGGGTTACAGAGACCTCCCCTCCTG TTTGTGGGAGTACCCTGAGGGAGCCCGAAGGATCCTTCAGCTCTCCAAACTACCCCTCCTCATACCCCCTTAACGCTCGCTGCGCCTGGGTGCTGGAAGCAGGGGAGGGACGCCTGGTCCAGCTGAAGATCTCGGTGTTAAACGTGGAGGGTGCTGGGAGCTGCCTCTTCGATTGGCTGGAGCTGAGCGATGGGAATACCACTAGCAG GTTCTGTGGCTCCGTGGCTCCCCCAACCTTCATCTCCAGCTCCAGCCGGCTCCAGGTTGGGTTCGTGTCTGACGGCAGCGCGGTGGCTGCTGGCTTCCTGGCCTTGTATTGGATGATTGAGCCCAGCCAGA GCCGCTGTTCGTGGGATGAGTTCCTGTGTGACAGGCGGCGCTGCCTCCTGCTGCCGGAGCTGTGTGACGGGGTACCAGACTGCGCGGACCACCGAGACGAGGAGAACTGCAGCCAGAGGCACCGAG ACTGTGGGGGGTCCCTTAGCGGCCTGCAggggtctctcttctcccccaatcACCCCAGCCCATACCCCGAGCAGACGGTTTGCCGCTGGCTTCTCTCTGTCCCCGACGGACTCATCATTCAGATTAAATTCCACAACTTCAGCCTGGAGACCGAGGGGGGCTGCAAATTCGACTACGTGGAGATCCACGACAGTGCCGGCCTGGGGACCCCCAGCCTATTGGGGAG gTTTTGCGGGTCTCAGCTCCCgccacccctcacctcctccgGGGGGCAGAtgtccgtcctgtttgtggcagATGAGGGGGTATCAGACTTGGGATTCTATGCCACCTACCAAGCGCTTAATGCCacggaga GTGAGTGTGGCCCCTGGGAGTTGAGGTGCGGAGGGGGTGAGTGTCTGTCCCTGCAGTGGAAGTGTGATGGGTGGACAGACTGTCCTGATGGGAGCGATGAGATGAACTGTCCCGAGAGACACGACCCCAACCCGG TGACCCTGTGCCAGCCCCTGCAGGTCCCCCTGTGCCAGGATCTCTCCTATTCCCTCACCGTGTTTCCCAACCTGTGGGCGTCTCTCCCCGAGCAGCCAGCGGCCAGAGAGCTGCTCACAGGATACAAG ATCCTGCAGGACCTTCCTTGCTTCCCGGCTCTGCGTCCCCTGCTCTGCGCTCTGCTGGTTCCCAGCTGCTCTGCGGAGGGAGGAGCTCTGCAGCCGTGCCGGTCCGTCTGCGTGAACGCAGAGCAGCGCTGCCGCGCCCAGCTTCACCAGCTCGGCGTCTCCTGGCCCTTTGACTGTGATGTACTCCCCCTGCGCAGCCAGCAGCCGGACTGTGTCATCCCCTGA
- the MFRP gene encoding membrane frizzled-related protein isoform X1, translating to MTITRHIRHWTSLRPSHPEAGGGGDSRLVRQEEAMSEVSGVSLCGGSAEEEVRGVKFCNPVFEPGPDPLHAESPIDRDFSPRSCRVSTVSLQSGRCKLGRARPALIIITLLLLLLLLIFSLTLGILISKGKSENLSPAAPSLGNHSAPPAPSAGENITGVTETSPPVCGSTLREPEGSFSSPNYPSSYPLNARCAWVLEAGEGRLVQLKISVLNVEGAGSCLFDWLELSDGNTTSRFCGSVAPPTFISSSSRLQVGFVSDGSAVAAGFLALYWMIEPSQSRCSWDEFLCDRRRCLLLPELCDGVPDCADHRDEENCSQRHRDCGGSLSGLQGSLFSPNHPSPYPEQTVCRWLLSVPDGLIIQIKFHNFSLETEGGCKFDYVEIHDSAGLGTPSLLGRFCGSQLPPPLTSSGGQMSVLFVADEGVSDLGFYATYQALNATESECGPWELRCGGGECLSLQWKCDGWTDCPDGSDEMNCPERHDPNPVTLCQPLQVPLCQDLSYSLTVFPNLWASLPEQPAARELLTGYKILQDLPCFPALRPLLCALLVPSCSAEGGALQPCRSVCVNAEQRCRAQLHQLGVSWPFDCDVLPLRSQQPDCVIP from the exons GTGAAGTTTTGTAATCCGGTTTTTGAGCCCGGGCCTGATCCATTACACGCAGAATCTCCTATAGACAGAGACTTCAGCCCTCGATCCTGCCGGGTCAGCACCG TTTCTTTGCAGAGCGGCAGATGTAAGCTGGGGAGAGCCCGACCTGCCCTGATTAtcatcaccctcctcctcctcctcctccttctgatCTTCAGCCTCACACTGGGAATCCTGATCTCCA AAGGTAAATCCGAGAATCTGAGCCCTGCTGCGCCCTCCCTGGGGAACCACAGCGCCCCCCCTGCACCATCAGCGGGTGAGAACATTACGGGGGTTACAGAGACCTCCCCTCCTG TTTGTGGGAGTACCCTGAGGGAGCCCGAAGGATCCTTCAGCTCTCCAAACTACCCCTCCTCATACCCCCTTAACGCTCGCTGCGCCTGGGTGCTGGAAGCAGGGGAGGGACGCCTGGTCCAGCTGAAGATCTCGGTGTTAAACGTGGAGGGTGCTGGGAGCTGCCTCTTCGATTGGCTGGAGCTGAGCGATGGGAATACCACTAGCAG GTTCTGTGGCTCCGTGGCTCCCCCAACCTTCATCTCCAGCTCCAGCCGGCTCCAGGTTGGGTTCGTGTCTGACGGCAGCGCGGTGGCTGCTGGCTTCCTGGCCTTGTATTGGATGATTGAGCCCAGCCAGA GCCGCTGTTCGTGGGATGAGTTCCTGTGTGACAGGCGGCGCTGCCTCCTGCTGCCGGAGCTGTGTGACGGGGTACCAGACTGCGCGGACCACCGAGACGAGGAGAACTGCAGCCAGAGGCACCGAG ACTGTGGGGGGTCCCTTAGCGGCCTGCAggggtctctcttctcccccaatcACCCCAGCCCATACCCCGAGCAGACGGTTTGCCGCTGGCTTCTCTCTGTCCCCGACGGACTCATCATTCAGATTAAATTCCACAACTTCAGCCTGGAGACCGAGGGGGGCTGCAAATTCGACTACGTGGAGATCCACGACAGTGCCGGCCTGGGGACCCCCAGCCTATTGGGGAG gTTTTGCGGGTCTCAGCTCCCgccacccctcacctcctccgGGGGGCAGAtgtccgtcctgtttgtggcagATGAGGGGGTATCAGACTTGGGATTCTATGCCACCTACCAAGCGCTTAATGCCacggaga GTGAGTGTGGCCCCTGGGAGTTGAGGTGCGGAGGGGGTGAGTGTCTGTCCCTGCAGTGGAAGTGTGATGGGTGGACAGACTGTCCTGATGGGAGCGATGAGATGAACTGTCCCGAGAGACACGACCCCAACCCGG TGACCCTGTGCCAGCCCCTGCAGGTCCCCCTGTGCCAGGATCTCTCCTATTCCCTCACCGTGTTTCCCAACCTGTGGGCGTCTCTCCCCGAGCAGCCAGCGGCCAGAGAGCTGCTCACAGGATACAAG ATCCTGCAGGACCTTCCTTGCTTCCCGGCTCTGCGTCCCCTGCTCTGCGCTCTGCTGGTTCCCAGCTGCTCTGCGGAGGGAGGAGCTCTGCAGCCGTGCCGGTCCGTCTGCGTGAACGCAGAGCAGCGCTGCCGCGCCCAGCTTCACCAGCTCGGCGTCTCCTGGCCCTTTGACTGTGATGTACTCCCCCTGCGCAGCCAGCAGCCGGACTGTGTCATCCCCTGA